In Chryseobacterium gotjawalense, the following are encoded in one genomic region:
- a CDS encoding FG-GAP-like repeat-containing protein — translation MKKFYSLFALFSVALSFSQTILNQSETSSRIIEDPQEIKMLPGFSANSANINLFVAKISASDSPANSDAGASNSSGTIGSNFFHDTQGNIEVNGGGQLQFTLPIALPPGVKSVAPQINLVYTSGSGNGIAGYGWNISGFSSISRVGKTIMNDGEVQGIRLDYSDYFSLSGQRLILKSGTYGKNGSEYVTEKYSNIKIKSVGTIIGQKWEGPEYWEITFEDGSQAWYGAIGSAANNARTPIEYNIVKWRDPQGNIINYYYEQYNNTAIISAISWGENEALGKNSFNEILFNYIARDLKEATYVNGLQFIQSKLLSNIIVNTNGNLFKKYEVNYKKSGTNYQFINYITERNSADQEANPVVFTNQSDNFVPPTTFAQNSRFDDIYGENIISGDFDGDGKLDFVKDNNIMLARLDGNNQVYSLNIQGTVLSAITYVKNDVLLNKQVLLTYESDYPNKKLILNIYEFADGEAHLIKSYVSDLSQYPTLSDETTPPPPVYEDGGKCPGYYDGETGDWICHPITYYYKYVAKAQDADFNGDGISDILLSVSQQQIKHHYVWDDSIGGFFPIDSVIRLKNKNLFWYYANPQLVDSNFPDNTKVADFNGDGKSDLLKIEDNSIQVYEMTTQGQFNNIFSTTKESLDEIMYFGDFNGDGKTDILAPIANDSSNWIMYISTGNAFRKELYTNLYLYKPINQGSPRKNRNTQRTYATPDLNKDGKSDFLIFESQVWFRDGVLDWNNPDSSYGFNYLRNEGVDPNGRPIFANVYHIDPKELNWDGEDINYSMYGEHYIPLFGNFRITQLNTDFAIIHKTKLITWDLGNKINKISKIKTITQGGIKTEAGYASLTSAGNIYKANDTASLLYPYVNIIENINYDIVSTLIQGDRKQDFRYKDMVGHLHGKGMLGFRQSARSTFYAGGLESTKVWSGSAMNLVDEVLPAKEWSIKTTSEDAVFPADISQYNSELLSFKGYEYKIEKRLNGNIVTSYSEADKPKIVTAVNPHITTSKDFQKDIKTVHIVLSYDDLYLPTKSTTDINEGFATTTTEVAYNAPITAGANYSIGKPLWKTETVQVYGDIKNGKEEYEYNGSLLVKKKTYNRDNTQYIEEFYGYDGFGNIIQKTVRNPYNNDQVQAATIKSQYDDKGRFVIKKTDHLDLTTLFTYNNWGQILTQTDPLNNKLTNSYDAWGKLLTSNTNLSGTTTFTYEKLTNGDAKVTEYSPDGDQKVTYVNILGQSYKSSVKGFAQGAYISSEIKYDVLGRKIKESEPYFEGSAATKWNITAYDEYSRPINFTSFTGKTVETTYQGRTVKTIETNNNNRSKTQVFDAAGKLYSVTDLGGTITYKYNAAGENTEAKYGTNTVKTGYDYWGRKNFFYDPANSVDENHAYRYEYNGYGQLIHAISPKGHKYYQYNTWGQQFRQTEVANDNTSTNKNIIFQYDIKGRLIKKTGTNKGEYYDSHINYDAHGRVVSSVESSNGKSYYRKNIKYDDKGRIVSYEKGLSSSGNITKATVENIYSVWNGELYQVKDQTSDRILWELTETNDKEQVLKAKLGGTDIENTYDGNSFLSYINHKNIINGNTVLYINYSFNAIKNELNSRNTGGSLNILESFEYDENNRLKKWSDPKIPGYFFTNEYDDQGRIRGNDQIGTIKFEHPSKIYQPTGATLNTAGEQNYTGNLIQKISYNENNDPVFIDGEKGDVSFSYGLTSMRQRATYGGNFGEGNTGKYTKYYSEEGSYEITVDHITGKERHILYIGGDPYSSNIIFVKNFEESAGSYKFLHKDYLGSILAITDEAGNILEQRHFDAWGNLTFFKIAGVDQDVKIFNEKSLVDRGYTSHEHYSEVGIIHMNGRLYDPLLRRFLNADENIQDPQNTQNYNKYGYVLNNPLLYNDPSGEFIDPISMGIAIGVAIFTSIATDYYMNRPVDIGNMFQSVVMAVMSAGMSDGLGTAFAIAKDAKLVPKILNAVAKAGAHGVTQSIVSSVQGGNFESGFLSGVFASVAGDLLDLGIGNSGEFSVVRSKGFALLTGAVSGGTGSVLGGGNFWMGAAQGVVVTAFNYLAHRSGATSHNQKSEDYLLYDGDEIIWYNSQGVVLERFPATSGLPGYQNANYQNVADAGPVPQGKYNVNLTLDPNRTVNINSRTGETTPGNGIETIPSTFTTSSGKTYSYPGWGTIRAKLNPSTGTNTYGRNNFYLHDSHKGYSHGCIEIGRGFFPKLIQYSKSHSSINIIVKYQYQNTSTLGRTFY, via the coding sequence ATGAAAAAATTCTATTCTCTGTTTGCTTTATTTAGCGTGGCATTAAGTTTTTCACAAACCATTTTAAATCAGTCCGAAACCTCCTCAAGAATTATAGAAGATCCTCAAGAGATTAAAATGCTTCCGGGGTTTAGTGCTAATTCTGCAAATATTAATTTATTTGTCGCTAAAATTTCTGCTTCAGATAGTCCTGCAAATTCTGATGCAGGTGCCAGCAATTCTTCGGGTACTATTGGCAGTAATTTTTTTCATGATACGCAAGGTAATATTGAAGTAAACGGCGGCGGGCAATTGCAGTTTACTTTGCCTATTGCCTTACCGCCAGGAGTGAAAAGTGTGGCACCGCAGATTAATCTGGTTTATACCAGTGGTTCTGGAAATGGAATTGCCGGTTATGGCTGGAATATATCGGGGTTCAGCTCTATATCAAGAGTTGGAAAAACCATTATGAACGATGGTGAAGTTCAGGGAATCAGGTTGGATTATTCTGACTATTTTAGCCTTAGTGGGCAAAGATTAATTTTAAAATCAGGAACGTATGGGAAGAATGGTTCAGAGTATGTGACAGAGAAGTACTCTAATATTAAAATAAAATCAGTTGGAACCATTATCGGGCAGAAATGGGAAGGGCCCGAATATTGGGAGATCACCTTCGAGGATGGTTCCCAAGCCTGGTACGGCGCAATAGGTTCTGCTGCCAATAACGCAAGAACTCCAATAGAATATAATATTGTAAAATGGAGAGATCCCCAAGGAAATATTATTAATTATTATTATGAACAGTACAATAATACTGCTATTATATCTGCAATTTCATGGGGAGAGAATGAGGCATTAGGAAAAAACAGTTTCAATGAGATTCTTTTTAATTACATAGCGAGAGATTTAAAAGAGGCAACCTACGTTAATGGTTTGCAATTTATTCAGTCTAAATTGTTGAGCAATATAATTGTTAACACGAACGGCAACCTCTTTAAAAAATATGAGGTAAACTACAAAAAATCAGGCACAAATTATCAGTTTATTAATTATATAACAGAAAGGAACTCTGCAGATCAGGAAGCCAATCCTGTTGTATTCACAAACCAATCTGATAATTTTGTTCCCCCTACCACTTTTGCGCAGAATTCACGATTTGATGATATTTACGGAGAGAATATTATTTCCGGTGATTTTGATGGCGACGGAAAATTGGATTTTGTGAAAGACAACAATATTATGCTCGCCCGTTTGGATGGTAATAATCAGGTTTACAGTCTTAATATACAGGGGACTGTTCTTTCAGCTATCACTTATGTAAAAAATGACGTACTACTCAATAAGCAGGTCTTACTTACCTATGAATCCGATTACCCAAATAAGAAATTAATATTGAATATATATGAGTTCGCAGATGGTGAAGCTCACTTGATAAAATCTTACGTGTCCGATTTAAGCCAATATCCCACACTTTCTGATGAAACTACCCCACCCCCGCCTGTTTATGAAGACGGTGGAAAATGTCCTGGATATTATGATGGGGAAACTGGAGATTGGATATGTCATCCGATTACATATTACTATAAATATGTTGCTAAAGCTCAAGATGCAGATTTTAATGGCGATGGTATATCGGATATCTTACTCTCTGTTTCTCAGCAACAGATTAAACATCATTATGTTTGGGATGATAGCATAGGAGGGTTCTTCCCTATTGACAGTGTTATTAGGCTAAAAAATAAAAATCTTTTTTGGTATTATGCCAACCCTCAATTAGTAGATTCTAATTTCCCAGACAATACAAAAGTTGCCGATTTCAATGGCGATGGAAAATCTGATTTACTTAAAATTGAGGACAACAGTATCCAAGTGTATGAAATGACTACGCAGGGGCAATTTAACAACATATTTTCAACGACCAAAGAGTCTCTTGACGAAATTATGTATTTCGGAGACTTCAATGGGGATGGTAAAACTGATATTTTAGCACCGATAGCAAACGATTCCTCAAACTGGATAATGTATATATCAACAGGAAATGCTTTCAGGAAAGAACTTTATACCAATTTGTACCTTTATAAACCCATTAATCAAGGATCGCCACGAAAAAACAGAAATACGCAGAGAACATATGCTACTCCTGATCTCAACAAAGACGGCAAAAGTGATTTCCTAATTTTTGAATCGCAGGTTTGGTTTCGGGACGGTGTCCTTGACTGGAATAACCCTGATTCAAGCTATGGATTCAATTATTTAAGAAATGAAGGGGTTGACCCCAATGGCAGGCCCATATTTGCCAATGTTTATCATATTGATCCAAAAGAACTGAATTGGGATGGTGAAGATATTAATTATTCTATGTATGGGGAACATTACATTCCGCTATTTGGTAACTTCCGAATTACACAGTTAAATACTGATTTTGCTATCATTCACAAAACTAAACTCATTACTTGGGATCTCGGAAATAAAATCAACAAGATTTCCAAAATAAAAACCATTACTCAAGGAGGCATAAAAACTGAAGCAGGATATGCTTCACTTACTTCGGCCGGCAATATTTACAAAGCTAATGATACTGCTTCTTTACTATATCCTTATGTGAATATTATCGAAAATATAAATTACGATATTGTTTCCACCCTAATACAGGGAGACAGAAAGCAGGATTTCCGCTATAAAGATATGGTAGGTCATCTCCACGGCAAAGGGATGTTGGGTTTTCGGCAGTCTGCACGTTCAACATTTTATGCAGGCGGTCTCGAAAGCACCAAAGTATGGAGTGGATCTGCAATGAATCTGGTGGATGAAGTATTACCCGCAAAGGAATGGAGCATTAAAACAACATCTGAAGATGCTGTATTTCCAGCGGACATTTCTCAATACAATAGTGAGCTTCTATCATTTAAAGGATATGAATACAAAATCGAAAAACGCCTAAACGGAAATATTGTAACCAGTTATTCAGAGGCCGATAAACCCAAAATTGTCACTGCTGTAAATCCGCACATTACCACCTCTAAAGATTTCCAAAAGGATATTAAGACTGTACATATTGTTTTAAGCTATGATGATCTTTATCTTCCGACAAAATCAACAACTGATATTAATGAAGGATTTGCCACTACAACTACAGAAGTAGCTTACAATGCTCCGATAACTGCAGGAGCAAACTACAGTATAGGAAAACCACTGTGGAAGACAGAAACGGTTCAGGTTTATGGAGATATTAAAAACGGAAAGGAAGAGTATGAATACAACGGCAGTTTATTGGTCAAAAAGAAAACATATAATAGGGATAATACGCAATATATTGAAGAATTTTATGGGTACGACGGCTTCGGTAATATCATACAAAAAACAGTAAGAAACCCTTACAATAATGATCAGGTACAGGCGGCAACGATAAAATCCCAATATGATGATAAGGGTCGGTTCGTCATCAAAAAAACGGATCATCTGGATCTCACAACATTATTTACTTATAATAACTGGGGACAGATTTTGACACAGACTGACCCGCTGAATAATAAACTTACCAATTCTTATGATGCCTGGGGAAAACTACTGACTTCCAATACCAATCTTAGCGGAACAACCACTTTTACTTATGAAAAATTAACCAACGGAGATGCGAAGGTTACAGAATATTCACCCGATGGCGATCAAAAAGTCACCTACGTCAATATTCTGGGCCAAAGTTATAAATCATCTGTAAAAGGATTTGCACAGGGTGCTTATATAAGCTCCGAAATAAAATATGACGTTTTAGGAAGAAAAATTAAAGAAAGTGAACCGTATTTTGAAGGGTCAGCAGCCACCAAATGGAATATAACCGCGTATGATGAGTATTCAAGACCTATAAATTTTACTTCGTTTACCGGAAAAACAGTTGAAACAACCTATCAGGGCAGAACTGTAAAGACCATAGAAACTAACAATAATAACCGTTCTAAAACGCAGGTTTTTGATGCAGCAGGCAAACTCTATTCGGTTACCGATCTGGGAGGTACAATTACTTATAAATATAATGCTGCAGGAGAAAATACGGAAGCTAAATATGGCACTAATACTGTTAAAACAGGCTATGACTATTGGGGTAGAAAGAACTTTTTTTATGATCCTGCCAACTCCGTGGATGAAAACCATGCTTACCGATATGAATATAACGGTTATGGGCAACTTATACACGCAATAAGTCCGAAAGGACACAAATATTACCAATATAATACTTGGGGACAGCAATTCAGACAAACGGAGGTTGCCAACGACAACACCTCTACCAATAAGAACATCATCTTTCAATATGATATTAAAGGAAGGCTTATTAAAAAAACCGGTACCAACAAAGGAGAATACTATGATTCACATATAAATTACGATGCTCATGGACGGGTGGTTTCCTCGGTCGAAAGCAGTAACGGAAAAAGTTACTATAGGAAAAATATTAAATATGATGATAAAGGGCGGATAGTCTCCTATGAAAAAGGGTTGTCTTCCTCAGGCAACATTACTAAAGCAACTGTAGAAAATATATACAGTGTATGGAACGGAGAATTGTATCAGGTGAAAGATCAAACATCAGACAGGATACTATGGGAACTAACCGAGACCAATGACAAAGAACAGGTTCTGAAGGCCAAATTAGGAGGAACTGATATCGAAAATACTTATGACGGCAACAGTTTCCTTTCTTATATTAATCATAAAAATATAATAAACGGAAACACGGTATTGTATATCAACTATTCATTCAATGCAATTAAAAATGAACTGAATAGCCGAAATACCGGAGGTAGTCTTAATATCTTAGAATCATTTGAATATGATGAAAATAACAGATTAAAAAAATGGTCTGATCCAAAAATTCCCGGATATTTTTTTACTAACGAATATGATGATCAGGGTCGTATTAGAGGAAATGACCAGATCGGAACAATTAAGTTTGAGCACCCCTCTAAAATCTATCAGCCTACAGGTGCTACCCTTAATACAGCTGGAGAGCAGAACTATACAGGAAATTTGATTCAGAAGATCTCTTACAATGAGAACAATGATCCTGTTTTTATTGATGGTGAAAAAGGAGATGTTTCTTTTTCGTATGGTTTAACATCCATGAGACAGCGTGCAACGTATGGTGGAAATTTCGGAGAAGGAAATACCGGCAAGTATACTAAATATTACAGCGAAGAAGGAAGTTACGAGATCACCGTAGATCATATCACTGGAAAAGAGAGGCATATTTTGTATATTGGAGGAGATCCTTACTCCAGCAATATTATTTTTGTTAAAAATTTTGAAGAATCTGCAGGCTCTTACAAATTTCTGCATAAAGATTATTTAGGAAGCATTCTTGCCATTACAGATGAAGCAGGAAATATATTGGAGCAACGGCATTTTGATGCTTGGGGTAACCTTACATTTTTCAAGATTGCCGGTGTAGATCAGGACGTTAAAATATTCAATGAAAAGTCTTTGGTGGACCGAGGGTACACCTCTCATGAACACTATTCAGAAGTTGGCATCATTCATATGAACGGTCGCCTTTATGATCCTTTGTTGAGAAGATTCCTGAACGCAGATGAAAATATACAAGATCCCCAAAATACCCAGAATTACAATAAGTATGGATATGTGCTGAATAACCCGTTGCTCTATAATGACCCAAGCGGAGAATTTATCGACCCCATAAGTATGGGAATTGCGATAGGAGTTGCTATCTTTACTTCAATTGCGACCGACTATTACATGAACAGGCCTGTGGATATTGGCAACATGTTTCAATCAGTAGTGATGGCAGTAATGTCAGCCGGCATGTCAGATGGATTAGGAACCGCATTTGCGATCGCCAAAGATGCCAAATTGGTTCCAAAAATTCTCAACGCTGTTGCCAAAGCCGGCGCACATGGGGTAACCCAAAGCATTGTATCATCTGTACAGGGCGGGAATTTCGAAAGCGGTTTTTTATCTGGTGTATTCGCAAGTGTCGCAGGAGATTTGTTAGATTTAGGAATTGGAAATTCTGGTGAATTCAGCGTGGTTAGAAGCAAAGGCTTTGCATTGCTTACAGGTGCAGTAAGTGGCGGTACCGGTTCGGTTTTAGGCGGCGGTAATTTCTGGATGGGTGCTGCACAGGGAGTTGTAGTGACGGCTTTTAATTATTTGGCGCATAGATCAGGTGCAACTTCTCACAATCAAAAATCAGAAGATTATCTTTTATATGATGGAGATGAAATAATTTGGTACAACAGCCAAGGAGTCGTGCTGGAAAGATTTCCAGCAACATCCGGGCTACCCGGCTATCAAAATGCAAATTATCAAAACGTTGCTGATGCAGGACCTGTACCACAAGGAAAGTATAATGTTAATTTAACTCTAGATCCAAATAGAACTGTAAATATTAACTCAAGAACAGGTGAAACTACCCCTGGAAATGGTATTGAAACAATACCTAGTACATTCACAACAAGTTCAGGTAAAACATATAGTTATCCCGGGTGGGGCACGATAAGAGCTAAATTAAATCCGTCAACGGGAACAAATACTTACGGAAGAAATAATTTTTACCTACATGACTCACATAAAGGCTATTCACATGGGTGTATCGAAATAGGGAGAGGGTTTTTCCCTAAGTTAATTCAATATTCGAAAAGTCATTCTTCAATAAATATTATTGTGAAATATCAATATCAAAATACCTCAACTTTAGGAAGAACATTTTACTAA